In the Pan paniscus chromosome 8, NHGRI_mPanPan1-v2.0_pri, whole genome shotgun sequence genome, one interval contains:
- the CREM gene encoding cAMP-responsive element modulator isoform X25, protein MAVTGDDTAATGDMPTYQIRAPTAALPQGVVMAASPGSLHSPQQLAEEATRKRELRLMKNREAAKECRRRKKEYVKCLESRVAVLEVQNKKLIEELETLKDICSPKTDY, encoded by the exons CTGCCACTGGTGACATGCCAACTTACCAGATCCGAGCTCCTACTGCTGCTTTGCCACAGGGAGTGGTGATGGCTGCATCGCCCGGAAGTTTGCACAGTCCCCAGCAGCTGGCAGAAGAAGCAACACGCAAACGAGAGCTAAGGCTAATGAAAAACAG GGAAGCTGCCAAAGAATGTCGACGTCGAAAGAAAGAATATGTAAAATGTCTGGAGAGCCGAGTTGCAGTGCTGGAAGTCCAGAACAAGAAGCTTATAGAGGAACTTGAAACCTTGAAAGACATTTGTTCTCCCAAAACAGATTACTAG
- the CREM gene encoding cAMP-responsive element modulator isoform X26, whose protein sequence is MAVTGDDTAATGDMPTYQIRAPTAALPQGVVMAASPGSLHSPQQLAEEATRKRELRLMKNREAARECRRKKKEYVKCLENRVAVLENQNKTLIEELKALKDLYCHKVE, encoded by the exons CTGCCACTGGTGACATGCCAACTTACCAGATCCGAGCTCCTACTGCTGCTTTGCCACAGGGAGTGGTGATGGCTGCATCGCCCGGAAGTTTGCACAGTCCCCAGCAGCTGGCAGAAGAAGCAACACGCAAACGAGAGCTAAGGCTAATGAAAAACAG GGAAGCTGCCCGGGAGTGTcgcaggaagaagaaagaatatgtCAAATGTCTTGAAAATCGTGTGGCTGTGCTTGAAAACCAAAACAAGACTCTCATTGAGGAACTCAAGGCCCTCAAAGATCTTTATTGCCATAAAGTAGAGTAA
- the CREM gene encoding cAMP-responsive element modulator isoform X29, which yields MPTYQIRAPTAALPQGVVMAASPGSLHSPQQLAEEATRKRELRLMKNREAAKECRRRKKEYVKCLESRVAVLEVQNKKLIEELETLKDICSPKTDY from the exons ATGCCAACTTACCAGATCCGAGCTCCTACTGCTGCTTTGCCACAGGGAGTGGTGATGGCTGCATCGCCCGGAAGTTTGCACAGTCCCCAGCAGCTGGCAGAAGAAGCAACACGCAAACGAGAGCTAAGGCTAATGAAAAACAG GGAAGCTGCCAAAGAATGTCGACGTCGAAAGAAAGAATATGTAAAATGTCTGGAGAGCCGAGTTGCAGTGCTGGAAGTCCAGAACAAGAAGCTTATAGAGGAACTTGAAACCTTGAAAGACATTTGTTCTCCCAAAACAGATTACTAG
- the CREM gene encoding cAMP-responsive element modulator isoform X28, giving the protein MAAATGDMPTYQIRAPTAALPQGVVMAASPGSLHSPQQLAEEATRKRELRLMKNREAAKECRRRKKEYVKCLESRVAVLEVQNKKLIEELETLKDICSPKTDY; this is encoded by the exons CTGCCACTGGTGACATGCCAACTTACCAGATCCGAGCTCCTACTGCTGCTTTGCCACAGGGAGTGGTGATGGCTGCATCGCCCGGAAGTTTGCACAGTCCCCAGCAGCTGGCAGAAGAAGCAACACGCAAACGAGAGCTAAGGCTAATGAAAAACAG GGAAGCTGCCAAAGAATGTCGACGTCGAAAGAAAGAATATGTAAAATGTCTGGAGAGCCGAGTTGCAGTGCTGGAAGTCCAGAACAAGAAGCTTATAGAGGAACTTGAAACCTTGAAAGACATTTGTTCTCCCAAAACAGATTACTAG
- the CREM gene encoding cAMP-responsive element modulator isoform X32, whose protein sequence is MAVTGDDTAATGDMPTYQIRAPTAALPQGVVMAASPGSLHSPQQLAEEATRKRELRLMKNSLVRVSSLPCISSPC, encoded by the exons CTGCCACTGGTGACATGCCAACTTACCAGATCCGAGCTCCTACTGCTGCTTTGCCACAGGGAGTGGTGATGGCTGCATCGCCCGGAAGTTTGCACAGTCCCCAGCAGCTGGCAGAAGAAGCAACACGCAAACGAGAGCTAAGGCTAATGAAAAACAG cCTTGTCAGAGTTTCTTCCTTGCCTTGCATTTCCTCTCCGTGCTGA